One Phocaeicola dorei genomic region harbors:
- a CDS encoding SDR family oxidoreductase — MNNLFSVKDQVVVITGGTGVLGKAIAAHLAEEGAKVVILGRKAEVGNAIVNEIKAKGGEAMFLVTNVLDEAILEQNLKDILAAYGRVDALLNAAGGNMPGATIAPTGNFFDLKVDEFQKVLNLNLTGTVLPTQVFLKPMVEQKKGAIVNFSSMAAFRPMTRVCGYAAAKAGISNFTAFMANEVATKFGEGIRVNAIAPGFFLTEQNRTLLTNEDGTYTQRGNDVIRQTPFKRFGKAEELCGTIQYLISDASSFVTGTVAVVDGGFNAFAM; from the coding sequence ATGAATAATTTGTTTAGTGTAAAAGACCAGGTGGTGGTAATCACCGGTGGAACAGGGGTTTTGGGAAAGGCTATTGCCGCCCATTTGGCAGAAGAAGGTGCCAAGGTTGTTATATTAGGCCGTAAGGCAGAAGTAGGAAATGCCATTGTAAACGAAATCAAGGCCAAAGGCGGGGAAGCCATGTTTCTTGTGACCAATGTGTTGGATGAGGCTATATTGGAGCAGAATCTGAAGGATATTCTCGCAGCATATGGTCGTGTAGATGCATTGCTGAATGCAGCAGGAGGTAATATGCCGGGTGCTACGATTGCTCCTACAGGAAATTTCTTTGATTTGAAGGTCGATGAGTTTCAAAAAGTGCTTAATCTGAATCTTACCGGAACAGTTCTGCCTACACAGGTATTTTTGAAGCCGATGGTGGAGCAGAAGAAAGGGGCTATTGTGAATTTCTCTTCTATGGCGGCATTCCGTCCGATGACTCGTGTATGTGGTTATGCGGCTGCAAAAGCGGGAATCTCTAATTTCACTGCGTTCATGGCCAATGAAGTGGCTACGAAATTTGGTGAAGGCATCCGCGTGAATGCCATTGCTCCGGGATTCTTCCTGACCGAACAGAACCGTACTTTGTTGACAAACGAAGATGGTACATATACTCAGCGTGGTAATGATGTGATTCGCCAGACTCCGTTCAAACGTTTCGGTAAAGCAGAGGAACTGTGTGGAACCATCCAGTATCTCATCAGCGATGCCAGCAGCTTTGTAACCGGTACAGTAGCCGTAGTAGATGGTGGTTTCAATGCATTTGCCATGTAA